One Mya arenaria isolate MELC-2E11 chromosome 5, ASM2691426v1 genomic window carries:
- the LOC128234769 gene encoding cilia- and flagella-associated protein 410-like, producing METLKSLTGPLVLARTRAPDLESVRKLNCWGSEIEDISVVRQMPNLEVCSVSVNEITTLQDFEDCVNLQELYIRNNKIEHLHEICYLKKCEKLRILWLADNPCANVDNYRKTVLRNLPNLQKLDNVSVEPEEIEEANEKGEELSLPDTEVKPESPAPDQEKLTNGEAGGAEGGDTPNNPPNQKDPLSVTLDETNKIREQFGLKPLPIQKIGSPKSAPTSSTRARNSHILQAMLILMKELDRDTLEILDTAIRKRLESL from the exons GACCTCTCGTGTTGGCTCGAACACGCGCGCCCGATCTAGAAAGTGTCCGGAAACTGAATTGCTG GGGATCAGAAATTGAAGATATCAGTGTTGTCAGACAGATGCCAAACCTAGAAGTGTGCAGTGTCAG tgtGAATGAAATCACAACTCTACAAGACTTTGAAGACTGTGTCAACCTCCAGGAGCTGTACATTCGTAACAACAAAATAGAACACTTGCATGAAATATGTTACTTAAAAAAGTGTGAAAAACTACGAATATTGTGGTTAGCTGACAATCCATGTGCAAATGTAGACAATTACAGAAAGACAGTTTTAAGGAATTTACCTAATTTACAAAAATTAGACAATGTAT CTGTTGAACCTGAGGAGATTGAAGAAGCCAATGAGAAAGGGGAAGAACTCTCATTGCCTGACACAGAAGTGAAGCCAGAGTCACCTGCCCCTGACCAGGAGAAACTGACCAATGGGGAGGCCGGAGGGGCAGAGGGAGGAGACACGCCCAATAATCCACCAAATCAGAAGGATCCACTGTCTGTTACATTGGACGAGACAAA TAAGATCCGGGAGCAGTTTGGGCTGAAGCCATTGCCCATACAGAAGATTGGCTCTCCGAAGTCTGCACCCACATCCTCAACCAGGGCAAGG AACTCCCACATCCTACAGGCCATGTTGATCTTGATGAAGGAGCTGGACAGAGACACTCTGGAAATTCTCGACACTGCCATCAGAAAACGCCTTGAATCTCTATAG
- the LOC128234771 gene encoding uncharacterized protein LOC128234771, producing the protein MGHNPTLLTLTVMVPLAFIVVAVFNGLAGGGIDTGLYQSNTGDISDKYYLEITPAGWTFSIWGFIYTWQALWIIYAVVALFRKSDQGPHYTNPILLPVPFLLSYLLNMALNCTWMVVFDREYIAAAAAVLFLMTVTLYICMFFSYRNLDKGIDTLIKQERKSDVWLTRFLVQNGLGIYATWCTIATLLNFAMLLTYESTVDIDQRDACTVSLSILAAVVLAFLVADWFFTDRWTRYTFTPYLVLVVAFTGSIVKNYDEGARNTIFTIVLLAIAAVALLVKLVLLFARHCRKTSDGVRITETSGVKV; encoded by the exons ATGGGCCACAACCCCACCCTACTCACCCTGACGGTCATGGTGCCGCTGGCCTTCATCGTGGTGGCCGTTTTTAATGGGCTCGCCGGGGGAGGAATCGACACAG GTTTGTACCAGTCGAATACGGGTGATATATCGGACAAATATTACCTGGAGATCACGCCGGCGGGATGGACGTTCTCCATCTGGGGATTCATCTACACATGGCAAGCGCTCTGGATTATCTACGCCGTCGTCGCACTCTTCAGGAAGTCCGATCAGGGCCCACACTACACTAACCCCATCCTTCTTCCGGTTCCGTTTCTCTTGAGCTACCTCCTGAACATGGCACTCAACTGCACATGGATGGTGGTGTTTGACCGCGAGTATATTGCTGCCGCGGCCGCCGTCCTATTCCTGATGACGGTGacgttatacatatgtatgtttttctcCTACCGCAACCTTGACAAGGGAATAGATACGCTGATCAAACAGGAGCGCAAATCCGACGTCTGGCTCACACGATTCCTCGTGCAGAATGGACTGGGCATATACGCCACGTGGTGCACGATAGCGACGCTTCTGAACTTTGCTATGCTGCTTACATACGAGTCCACCGTTGACATTGATCAGAGAGACGCTTGCACAGTAAGTTTGAGCATACTGGCGGCCGTGGTCCTCGCGTTTCTCGTTGCAGACTGGTTCTTCACTGATAGATGGACTCGCTACACCTTCACGCCATATCTCGTCCTCGTGGTGGCGTTCACCGGAAGTATCGTCAAGAACTACGACGAAGGAGCACGCAACACAAtattcaccatcgtactattgGCCATCGCAGCTGTGGCCCTTTTGGTAAAACTTGTTCTGCTGTTTGCTCGCCATTGTAGGAAGACGTCAGACGGCGTTCGTATCACAGAAACCAGTGGCGTCAAGGTGTAG
- the LOC128234773 gene encoding uncharacterized protein LOC128234773 isoform X1: protein MYSQRLELAGLLIPLVIPLVLCISAESTCSRYIPGPNASKDCCSHGCLWASCTSDRYNGKPILHFGCHAFDWNSSLDCAEGEKPDIICPRETTASSTVAASPTSEYITANSTTNTTEHGMNSGPNCCHDFGWNSSSFCEEGEIPDIICSTETTAQSTVASPASESITTSSTTNTTEHGLNSGPVCIISTPLIGLLTVSFPWLTNW from the exons ATGTATTCTCAAAGACTCGAGCTGGCAGGATTGCTGATTCCACTAGTAATACCATTGGTTTTATGTATATCTG CGGAATCAACTTGCAGCAGATACATTCCTGGTCCAAATGCTTCGAAGGATTGTTGTAGCCATGGATGTCTGTGGGCTTCCTGTACCTCTGACAGATACAATGGCAAACCGATTCTACATTTCG GCTGTCACGCTTTTGACTGGAATAGTTCTTTGGATTGTGCAGAAGGAGAGAAACCGGACATTATTTGTCCTAGAG aaACCACAGCATCAAGTACTGTAGCAGCTTCCCCTACTTCCGAATATATCACTGCCAACTCTACAACAAACACGACAGAACACGGAATGAACAGTGGCCCTAACT GCTGTCATGACTTTGGCTGGAATAGTTCATCGTTTTGTGAAGAAGGAGAGATACCGGACATTATTTGCTCTACAG AAACCACAGCACAAAGTACTGTAGCTTCCCCTGCTTCCGAAAGTATCACTACCAGCTCTACAACAAACACGACAGAACATGGATTGAACAGTGGCCCTGTCT GTATCATTTCGACTCCGCTGATTGGACTGTTGACTGTGTCGTTTCCTTGGTTAACAAATTGGTGA
- the LOC128234773 gene encoding uncharacterized protein LOC128234773 isoform X2 yields MYSQRLELAGLLIPLVIPLVLCISAESTCSRYIPGPNASKDCCSHGCLWASCTSDRYNGKPILHFGCHAFDWNSSLDCAEGEKPDIICPRGCHDFGWNSSSFCEEGEIPDIICSTETTAQSTVASPASESITTSSTTNTTEHGLNSGPVCIISTPLIGLLTVSFPWLTNW; encoded by the exons ATGTATTCTCAAAGACTCGAGCTGGCAGGATTGCTGATTCCACTAGTAATACCATTGGTTTTATGTATATCTG CGGAATCAACTTGCAGCAGATACATTCCTGGTCCAAATGCTTCGAAGGATTGTTGTAGCCATGGATGTCTGTGGGCTTCCTGTACCTCTGACAGATACAATGGCAAACCGATTCTACATTTCG GCTGTCACGCTTTTGACTGGAATAGTTCTTTGGATTGTGCAGAAGGAGAGAAACCGGACATTATTTGTCCTAGAG GCTGTCATGACTTTGGCTGGAATAGTTCATCGTTTTGTGAAGAAGGAGAGATACCGGACATTATTTGCTCTACAG AAACCACAGCACAAAGTACTGTAGCTTCCCCTGCTTCCGAAAGTATCACTACCAGCTCTACAACAAACACGACAGAACATGGATTGAACAGTGGCCCTGTCT GTATCATTTCGACTCCGCTGATTGGACTGTTGACTGTGTCGTTTCCTTGGTTAACAAATTGGTGA